From one Bacteroides fragilis NCTC 9343 genomic stretch:
- a CDS encoding alpha-L-fucosidase → MNLRNFFLAAGIAAVAVPVWGQKAPEPYGLTPSARQVEWYNREMIAFFHFGINTFEEYVNEGDGRAPAAIFNPTALDCGQWMRTLQSAGIPSAIITAKHADGFCLWPSKYTDYGVKNSAWKNGKGDVVREFVDACEEYGIKAGIYLGPHDRHEHLSPLYTTEKYKQYYGHQLEELMGDYGKVWETWWDGAGADELTTPVYTHWYKIVREKQPDCVIFGTKNSYPFADVRWMGNESGKAGDPCWSTTDSVCVRDEWKNYEGLNEGVKGGDAYIPAETDVSIRPSWFYHAEEDSRVKSVKELWDIYCTSVGHNSVLLLNFPPDRRGLIHPTDSLHAALLKQGLDETFGNNLLAKAKVKATNGRGGKFRPEFLTDNNKETYFAGRDGAKTSDIVFTLPRQTEFDCLMIQEVIELGHRTTKWSVEYSNDGRNWTPIPEATDKQTVGYKWIVRFEPVKAKQVRLRILDGFACPAIHTFGVYKQSALFQ, encoded by the coding sequence ATGAATCTAAGAAATTTCTTTTTAGCGGCGGGAATCGCTGCTGTAGCGGTACCTGTATGGGGGCAAAAGGCCCCCGAACCCTACGGGCTGACTCCCAGTGCGAGACAGGTAGAGTGGTATAACCGGGAGATGATCGCTTTCTTTCACTTCGGTATCAATACCTTTGAGGAGTATGTAAACGAAGGGGACGGACGTGCTCCGGCAGCTATATTCAATCCTACGGCCCTCGATTGCGGACAGTGGATGCGTACCCTTCAGTCGGCCGGTATCCCCAGTGCCATCATTACAGCCAAACATGCCGATGGGTTTTGCCTTTGGCCCAGTAAATATACGGATTATGGAGTGAAGAACTCTGCCTGGAAGAATGGAAAGGGAGACGTTGTGCGCGAGTTTGTGGATGCTTGCGAGGAGTATGGCATTAAGGCGGGCATCTATCTGGGTCCGCACGACCGGCACGAGCATCTTTCTCCCCTTTATACTACGGAGAAGTACAAGCAGTATTATGGTCACCAGTTGGAAGAATTGATGGGTGACTATGGAAAAGTCTGGGAAACTTGGTGGGACGGTGCCGGAGCAGACGAACTGACTACTCCCGTCTATACTCATTGGTATAAGATTGTGCGAGAGAAGCAACCGGACTGTGTCATTTTCGGGACCAAGAACTCGTATCCTTTTGCCGATGTGCGTTGGATGGGAAATGAGTCCGGCAAAGCCGGTGATCCTTGTTGGTCGACTACCGACTCTGTATGCGTCAGAGATGAATGGAAGAACTATGAAGGGCTGAACGAAGGAGTAAAAGGCGGTGATGCATATATCCCTGCCGAAACCGATGTATCGATCCGTCCCAGTTGGTTTTATCATGCTGAGGAAGACAGCCGCGTGAAAAGCGTAAAGGAACTTTGGGATATTTATTGCACTTCTGTCGGTCACAACAGTGTGTTGCTGCTCAACTTCCCGCCTGATCGTCGCGGACTGATTCATCCTACCGATTCACTTCATGCTGCCTTGTTGAAGCAGGGATTGGATGAAACCTTCGGAAACAATCTGTTGGCTAAGGCCAAGGTGAAAGCAACGAACGGACGCGGAGGTAAATTCCGTCCGGAGTTCCTGACAGACAACAATAAGGAAACTTATTTTGCCGGCCGAGACGGAGCCAAAACCTCGGACATCGTTTTCACTCTTCCCCGGCAGACAGAGTTCGACTGCCTGATGATTCAGGAAGTGATCGAATTGGGACACCGCACGACGAAGTGGAGTGTGGAATACTCTAATGATGGCCGTAACTGGACCCCGATACCGGAAGCAACCGATAAGCAGACGGTGGGGTATAAATGGATCGTACGTTTCGAACCGGTAAAAGCCAAACAGGTACGTCTTCGTATCCTCGACGGATTTGCCTGTCCTGCTATCCATACATTCGGAGTGTACAAACAATCGGCTTTATTTCAGTAA
- a CDS encoding discoidin domain-containing protein translates to MKQNILKAAILAAGFCCTVGCSDNDSDLTIYIPDAGTAVKANFYIEDEPYVQTFNVAVTPETYPQLTEYGLPNDAVVHLQADPGKVDEYNAKNGTEYELLPEAAYDLTEEVLVKAGTPKSEEAVITVHAKGNIEAFKEYLLPVSITSVEGAVADHCCQTIYFIFRGSMDASNMELLDRTGWEALSASSEEPKEGDWGHSGLKEACLDGDLNTFWGTDWSTQHPQPPHWIVIDLKKTTHIQGFACQAREEGYDGPKEVTVEVSDDNATWTVAAKFKDIPAQGEFRSFLPAAVDGRYLKVTITAVNGGPHVTISELNLF, encoded by the coding sequence ATGAAACAGAACATACTGAAGGCAGCCATTCTGGCTGCCGGATTCTGCTGCACAGTGGGATGCAGTGACAATGACAGCGATCTGACCATCTACATACCCGATGCGGGAACTGCCGTGAAAGCCAATTTCTACATTGAAGACGAGCCGTATGTGCAGACTTTTAATGTGGCCGTTACTCCCGAAACCTATCCGCAACTGACGGAATACGGACTGCCTAATGATGCTGTGGTACATCTGCAAGCCGATCCGGGCAAGGTAGACGAGTATAACGCGAAGAACGGAACCGAATATGAACTGCTGCCGGAAGCCGCTTACGACCTGACTGAAGAGGTATTGGTAAAAGCCGGGACACCGAAGTCTGAGGAAGCCGTAATCACGGTTCATGCAAAAGGTAACATCGAGGCGTTCAAGGAGTATCTGCTGCCCGTAAGCATTACTTCGGTGGAGGGAGCGGTAGCCGATCATTGCTGTCAGACCATCTACTTCATCTTCAGAGGTTCGATGGATGCCAGCAACATGGAGTTGCTCGACCGTACCGGATGGGAAGCATTGAGTGCTTCGTCCGAAGAGCCGAAAGAGGGCGATTGGGGACACAGCGGACTGAAAGAAGCTTGTCTGGATGGCGATCTGAATACTTTCTGGGGTACCGACTGGAGTACTCAGCATCCGCAACCACCTCACTGGATTGTTATTGACCTGAAGAAAACAACCCATATCCAGGGATTCGCTTGCCAGGCACGTGAAGAGGGGTATGACGGGCCGAAAGAGGTGACTGTGGAAGTGAGCGATGATAATGCCACCTGGACGGTAGCCGCTAAGTTTAAAGATATTCCGGCACAGGGTGAGTTCCGATCCTTCCTGCCCGCTGCTGTAGATGGACGCTACCTGAAGGTAACCATCACAGCCGTGAACGGCGGACCGCATGTGACGATAAGCGAACTTAATTTATTCTGA
- a CDS encoding RagB/SusD family nutrient uptake outer membrane protein: MKKNKILLIAAVACTSMFSSCSDLLDLYPEDSLSDPKFWTSVQDLELYANGFYGILPGAQGPGADDESDCYVNEKPKTWIFNLETIPTSGGGWGNGDWGNIRSCNYFMARYKQVKGDESQINRSVAVVRFFRAWEYVYKVKRFGDVPWYETELQMDSEELYKGRDSRKVVFTHILEDLDFAIEHLPKPNETKTGNMHKYAALAFKSRACLYEASFRKYHGLGDYEELYREAADAAAQVIEEGGYSIYKTDKPLQDYYNLFVQEDLASNSECIMPRVYITKLLMHNNTRQMEESYTGLSRAMFEQYLCADGLPTAVSPGYEEADMPMDELMQRDPRLRQTIDNPELPFKVLSDGTKQFNALPIIDTKYCTTGYYVMKYHSTDPEQWNIGQSTLDVFIFRYAEVLLNYAEAKAELGECTQEVLDQTVNELRDRVEMPHLKVNVGFTDPNWPDYGYELSPLLYEIRRERAVELVGEGFRWDDIVRWKAGKLLEAPKSMLGMKVSDKLKEQYDSFSRELTQDNLLIVYPDRTTRKWDDKLYLHPLPIDETTMNPNLLPNNPGWE, from the coding sequence ATGAAAAAGAATAAGATATTACTGATAGCGGCAGTGGCATGTACTTCCATGTTCTCTTCCTGCTCCGATTTACTGGACTTGTATCCCGAAGATTCTCTCTCGGATCCGAAATTCTGGACAAGTGTACAAGACCTTGAACTTTATGCCAACGGCTTTTACGGTATTTTACCGGGGGCGCAGGGACCTGGTGCCGATGATGAATCGGACTGTTACGTGAACGAGAAACCGAAGACCTGGATCTTCAATCTTGAAACGATTCCTACTTCCGGTGGCGGATGGGGAAATGGAGACTGGGGAAACATCCGTTCCTGCAACTATTTTATGGCTCGTTACAAACAGGTGAAAGGGGATGAAAGCCAGATTAACCGTTCGGTAGCCGTGGTCCGCTTCTTCCGTGCCTGGGAGTATGTGTACAAAGTGAAACGCTTTGGCGATGTGCCCTGGTATGAAACCGAGTTGCAGATGGACTCCGAAGAACTGTACAAGGGACGTGATTCCAGAAAAGTCGTGTTCACACACATCCTGGAAGATCTCGATTTTGCCATCGAACACCTTCCGAAGCCTAATGAAACCAAAACCGGCAATATGCATAAGTATGCTGCGTTGGCTTTCAAGTCGAGAGCTTGCCTCTACGAAGCGTCTTTCCGTAAGTATCACGGACTGGGCGACTACGAAGAGTTGTATCGTGAAGCAGCTGATGCAGCCGCACAGGTGATCGAAGAGGGAGGTTACTCCATCTATAAGACCGATAAGCCTTTACAGGATTATTACAACCTGTTTGTACAGGAAGATTTAGCCTCCAATAGCGAGTGTATCATGCCCAGGGTTTATATCACCAAGCTATTGATGCACAACAACACCCGCCAGATGGAAGAGTCGTATACAGGTCTGAGCCGTGCCATGTTCGAACAATACCTATGTGCCGATGGTCTGCCCACCGCAGTCAGTCCGGGATACGAGGAGGCCGACATGCCGATGGATGAGTTGATGCAGCGTGATCCGCGCCTGCGCCAGACGATCGATAATCCGGAACTTCCTTTTAAGGTGCTGAGCGATGGTACGAAACAGTTCAATGCCCTTCCCATAATAGATACCAAATATTGTACTACCGGATATTACGTGATGAAGTATCACTCTACCGATCCCGAACAGTGGAACATCGGGCAGTCTACACTGGATGTGTTTATCTTCCGTTATGCCGAGGTGCTGTTGAACTATGCCGAGGCGAAAGCCGAATTGGGTGAATGTACCCAGGAGGTATTGGACCAGACTGTCAATGAACTGAGAGACCGTGTAGAAATGCCGCATCTGAAAGTAAATGTCGGTTTCACCGATCCGAACTGGCCGGATTATGGTTATGAACTCTCTCCGCTGCTTTACGAAATCCGCCGCGAGCGTGCAGTCGAGTTGGTAGGCGAAGGCTTCCGTTGGGATGACATTGTACGCTGGAAAGCCGGCAAGTTGCTGGAAGCACCGAAGAGTATGCTTGGAATGAAAGTATCGGATAAGCTGAAAGAGCAGTACGACTCCTTCTCCCGTGAATTGACGCAGGACAATCTGCTGATTGTTTATCCGGACAGGACAACCCGCAAATGGGACGATAAACTCTATCTGCATCCGTTGCCTATCGACGAGACAACGATGAATCCGAACTTGTTACCCAATAATCCCGGATGGGAATAA
- a CDS encoding glycoside hydrolase family 2 TIM barrel-domain containing protein, translated as MNIGLGCITQADIGFVGGYSPWFSSLPFLNINSMLNFKHLFLVSVALWSVVGMVRAQEFDPKQSYEIHTQNGLVLDNQESLDLGGKIFISKKEPHKESQVWNLIPCGDGCYSIVSPLTELGIDNSGNGSKECPVIQWDPNKENPNQQWRITALPNGNYLFTCVASGYNLGFPDAGLVAEPVYQLKPDAQKISQQWKIVKSNLKVVAEAFKTRSDNDWENERIFAVNKEEGRSTFVPFADTEEMKSDPSYTRPWIRNQSSRYLLLNGDWKFHWVKQPSERPVDFYKPGYDVSAWKEIPVPSNWEMLGYGTPIYTNITYPIRNNPPFIQGQRGYTVEKEPNAVGSYRREFSLPADWKNKEVFIHFDGVYSAMYLWINGKKVGYSQGANNDAEFNITQYVKPGKNILAVEVYRWSDGSYLEDQDMFRLSGIHRDVYLVATPKLRLRDVHLTSVISDRFDKADLCVKADVKNYGKSAVNASVRIALLDAGGKTLRTFTTAVGNLAAGKEICLPAKASIRDPQLWSAETPYLYTVNLELLDASGKVLEATTQQYGFRKIEIRDNKVYINDALVLFKGANRHDIHPRFGKAVPVESMIEDILLFKRFNLNTIRTSHYPNDPKMYALFDYYGLYVMDEADLECHGNMMLTKRESWKEAFVDRVVRMVERDKNHPSVIFWSMGNESGGGPNFEAAYQAAREIDARFIHYEGMNDVADMDSRMYPSIESMIAQDNEPRNKPFFLCEYAHAMGNAVGNLEEYWDYIANQSKRMIGGCIWDWVDQGINKPGEAPDRYYFGGSFGDRPNDNDFCCNGLVTPDRRVTPKLWEVKKVYQYMTFEEVGENNVGLRNHYSFLNMRHFNLRYVILKDGVPVAEEEFGLPDGKPGEHRTIHIPYLRHLTEDADYHINLEVKLKHDCVWAKAGHVVATEQFLLRERKQKTEVPELSASLQVVEERQYIRFRAPGTEISFDSKTGMMIGLRYDGQNMIHGQQGPALNWYRSISNDPREWIQPVVVLRGFDWKLAEDGKSASVQSQIEVKVGQVNIPYTVRYRVYSNGRVDVAADFTTESNFDLPRLGLQMFLNPSLEQVEWYGRGPMENYRDRKNAAYMGCYKTTVMDMAEHYARAQTMGERTDTHWLALTDGQGKGLRITATDTLDFSAQHYTDKDLWQVKYGHDLSDIRRAEVVLNLDCIQRGLGNASCGPGPRPHYEIRKDTVYSYSFRMEPLR; from the coding sequence TTGAATATAGGTTTGGGCTGTATCACACAGGCAGACATAGGTTTTGTTGGCGGATACAGCCCTTGGTTTTCTTCCCTGCCTTTTCTTAATATCAATAGTATGCTAAATTTTAAACATCTGTTTCTGGTAAGCGTTGCTCTGTGGTCGGTAGTAGGAATGGTTCGTGCCCAGGAGTTCGATCCGAAGCAAAGCTACGAGATCCATACCCAGAACGGACTTGTCCTGGACAATCAGGAGAGTCTGGATTTAGGTGGTAAGATATTTATTTCTAAAAAGGAACCCCATAAAGAGTCGCAGGTCTGGAATCTGATTCCTTGTGGTGACGGCTGCTACTCCATTGTCAGTCCGCTCACCGAACTGGGAATTGACAATAGCGGCAATGGAAGCAAGGAGTGTCCGGTCATCCAATGGGACCCTAATAAAGAAAATCCCAATCAGCAATGGCGTATCACGGCTTTGCCCAATGGGAATTATTTGTTCACCTGTGTAGCGAGTGGTTATAACCTGGGCTTCCCGGATGCCGGTCTTGTGGCCGAGCCGGTTTACCAGCTCAAACCGGATGCGCAGAAAATAAGCCAGCAATGGAAAATCGTGAAATCGAATCTGAAAGTGGTGGCTGAGGCTTTTAAAACCCGGAGTGATAATGACTGGGAGAATGAACGGATATTTGCCGTTAACAAAGAAGAGGGGCGTTCTACGTTTGTCCCCTTTGCCGATACGGAAGAGATGAAGAGCGATCCTTCGTACACCCGTCCTTGGATACGCAATCAGTCTTCCCGTTATCTGTTGCTGAATGGTGACTGGAAGTTTCATTGGGTGAAGCAACCTTCCGAACGTCCGGTGGATTTCTATAAACCGGGCTATGACGTGTCTGCCTGGAAAGAGATTCCGGTTCCTTCCAATTGGGAGATGCTGGGATACGGAACCCCCATCTATACCAATATCACCTATCCGATACGCAACAATCCGCCCTTTATACAGGGACAGAGAGGATATACGGTAGAGAAAGAGCCTAATGCGGTAGGTTCCTATCGGAGGGAATTCTCTCTGCCGGCCGACTGGAAGAATAAAGAAGTGTTTATCCACTTCGACGGAGTGTACAGCGCTATGTATCTGTGGATCAATGGTAAGAAAGTCGGGTATAGCCAGGGTGCCAACAACGATGCCGAGTTCAACATCACACAGTATGTGAAGCCGGGTAAAAACATATTGGCAGTCGAAGTGTATCGCTGGAGTGACGGCAGCTATCTGGAAGACCAGGATATGTTCCGCCTGAGCGGTATCCACCGGGATGTCTATCTGGTAGCGACTCCGAAACTTCGCCTGCGCGACGTGCATCTTACTTCTGTCATCAGTGACCGTTTCGACAAGGCCGACTTATGTGTCAAAGCAGACGTGAAGAACTATGGCAAGTCTGCTGTGAATGCCTCCGTGCGCATAGCTCTGCTGGATGCCGGTGGCAAAACTTTGCGTACGTTTACAACTGCGGTCGGTAACCTGGCTGCCGGAAAAGAGATCTGTCTGCCTGCAAAAGCAAGTATTCGTGATCCCCAACTCTGGAGCGCCGAAACACCTTATCTATATACTGTGAATCTGGAATTGCTGGATGCTTCCGGCAAGGTGCTCGAGGCAACTACCCAGCAATATGGTTTCCGCAAAATTGAAATACGTGACAATAAAGTGTATATCAATGATGCATTGGTGTTGTTCAAGGGTGCCAATCGTCACGATATTCATCCCCGTTTCGGTAAAGCGGTACCTGTAGAAAGCATGATAGAGGATATTCTTCTCTTTAAGCGTTTCAACCTGAACACCATTCGTACCAGTCATTATCCGAATGATCCGAAGATGTATGCTCTGTTTGACTACTATGGACTTTACGTAATGGACGAAGCCGATCTGGAATGTCATGGCAACATGATGCTGACCAAGCGGGAAAGTTGGAAAGAAGCCTTTGTCGACCGGGTGGTACGTATGGTGGAACGGGACAAGAACCATCCTTCCGTAATCTTCTGGTCGATGGGGAATGAATCGGGCGGAGGACCCAATTTCGAGGCCGCTTATCAGGCTGCCAGAGAGATTGACGCACGGTTCATCCATTATGAAGGAATGAATGATGTTGCCGATATGGACTCACGGATGTATCCATCTATCGAAAGTATGATAGCTCAGGACAACGAGCCGCGCAATAAACCTTTCTTTCTATGTGAGTATGCACATGCCATGGGAAATGCTGTCGGTAACCTGGAAGAATATTGGGACTATATTGCCAATCAGTCTAAACGCATGATCGGAGGTTGTATCTGGGACTGGGTGGATCAAGGCATCAATAAACCCGGAGAAGCGCCGGACCGTTATTATTTCGGGGGCAGCTTCGGTGATCGTCCCAACGACAATGATTTTTGTTGTAACGGACTGGTGACACCCGACCGTAGAGTTACTCCTAAGTTATGGGAAGTGAAAAAGGTATACCAATATATGACTTTTGAAGAAGTGGGAGAGAACAATGTGGGGTTACGCAATCATTATTCATTCCTGAATATGCGTCATTTCAACCTGCGTTATGTCATCCTCAAAGACGGGGTGCCTGTTGCGGAAGAGGAGTTCGGGCTGCCTGACGGCAAGCCGGGTGAACACCGTACGATCCATATCCCTTATCTCCGTCACTTGACGGAAGATGCCGATTACCACATCAACTTGGAAGTGAAGTTGAAGCATGACTGCGTCTGGGCTAAAGCCGGACATGTAGTGGCAACGGAGCAGTTCTTACTAAGAGAGAGAAAACAGAAAACGGAGGTTCCGGAACTCTCTGCTTCCCTGCAGGTGGTAGAAGAACGTCAGTACATCCGTTTCCGTGCTCCGGGTACCGAGATTTCATTTGATTCAAAGACAGGCATGATGATCGGTCTCCGATATGACGGACAAAACATGATACACGGTCAGCAAGGACCGGCGTTGAACTGGTATCGTTCCATCAGTAATGATCCTCGCGAATGGATTCAGCCTGTGGTTGTATTGCGTGGTTTTGACTGGAAACTGGCGGAAGATGGAAAGTCGGCGTCTGTTCAGTCTCAGATAGAGGTCAAAGTTGGGCAAGTCAATATACCGTATACAGTCAGATACCGGGTTTACAGTAACGGCAGGGTCGATGTGGCAGCCGACTTTACGACAGAAAGTAATTTCGATCTACCTCGTCTGGGCTTGCAAATGTTCCTCAATCCTTCACTGGAACAAGTCGAATGGTATGGCCGCGGTCCGATGGAGAACTATCGTGACCGGAAGAACGCAGCCTACATGGGATGCTACAAAACGACTGTTATGGATATGGCCGAGCATTATGCGCGGGCGCAAACAATGGGCGAACGCACAGATACACACTGGCTGGCGTTGACAGACGGACAAGGGAAAGGACTCAGGATCACCGCAACGGATACGTTGGATTTCAGTGCCCAACATTATACAGATAAAGATTTATGGCAGGTAAAATATGGACATGATTTGTCTGATATCCGCCGTGCGGAGGTTGTTCTCAATTTAGATTGCATTCAGCGTGGATTGGGCAATGCCAGTTGCGGACCGGGACCGCGTCCCCATTATGAAATCCGGAAGGATACGGTTTATAGTTATTCTTTCCGAATGGAACCATTGAGATAA
- a CDS encoding SusC/RagA family TonB-linked outer membrane protein yields the protein MRERKLVERAVRISGMFVLLSGMGLQPCLASHSYNAASAGVVQVEQQKQKITGCVLDVTGSPLPGASVLVKGAPGRGAITDMDGNFSVEAEQGEQLEISFIGMETQVVTVSAKTRLQITLKEDSKTLDEVVVVGYGTQKKANLTGAVASVSAETLESRPITNLSQGLQGMIGNLNISADNGAPGKGYGFNVRGTTSINSSGPLVLVDGVQMDPNMINPADVESVSVLKDAASASIYGTQAAYGVVLITTKKGKDEKAKISFSSNWSVNSPTRKPEYMDSWTFANFHNLTNRNSGGGDYYDKNYMDHIYAYYTDPKHNLPVFIDPSNPNKYLYCGNTDWIDETIKDNTLMQQYTLSLNGGSGKTAYYGSIGFLDQGGTLKHYDDKYRRFNVNLNLTSDVTNWLQVRLKTVYNNTYRDAPYGSNNSDETAQINSAFYGADLRPMMPVYHPDGNFSGQGSWTNMVATQAISGERKNKENDLWLTGGLKITPLKDWTINVDYTYNMYILSKKQHGKEILEHTANPDIVTVFPHTTPSRVKFTTDDNYYQTFNAYTDYSKSLGKHNIKLLLGYNYETKSYRWFNAERENLISNDLAGLGQAYGEKYNGSGQHSWATMGYFARINYNYDERYLLELNGRYDGSSKFPKDKRFVFFPSVSAAWRISSEAFFEPAKKIVDELKIRASYGSLGNQSVGGDYPYIATMGTNGEMGYLVDGKKIASVSPGGIVSPYLTWETVRQIDLGLDWALLNSRLYGTFDWYMRKTLDMVTNGTPLPAVLGTGAPQANTADLKTTGWELSMGWRDRVNKDFSYDVSFVLSDYQAEITKFNNPQNLLSTHYVGKKWGEIWGLVTEGLFQSAEEVSAHADQSEIYGGGWYPGDVKYKDLNGDGKINKGKNTLDDPGDQKIIGNSEPRYSYGIKGGLQWRDFDFDVFFQGIGKKDVVLGGNQFWGFGNEWHVPFKHALDSWTEDNRNAYFPRSTYDNVTGNRETQTRYLQNAAYLRLKSITLGYSLPKALLAKWKIDHVRFYVSGQNLLTFDHLFDIYDPETVSLSTYPLTKSVSFGLNITL from the coding sequence ATGAGAGAACGAAAATTAGTAGAAAGAGCCGTAAGGATTTCAGGGATGTTTGTCCTTCTTTCGGGTATGGGACTTCAACCTTGCCTTGCTTCTCACAGCTACAATGCAGCATCTGCCGGAGTGGTGCAGGTAGAACAGCAGAAACAGAAAATAACCGGTTGTGTTCTTGACGTCACGGGTTCTCCGCTTCCCGGGGCTTCTGTATTGGTAAAGGGTGCTCCCGGACGTGGAGCAATCACCGATATGGATGGTAACTTCTCGGTTGAAGCGGAACAGGGAGAGCAACTTGAGATCTCCTTTATTGGAATGGAAACACAAGTCGTGACCGTTTCCGCAAAGACCCGTCTGCAGATCACCCTGAAAGAGGACAGCAAAACCTTGGACGAAGTCGTGGTGGTGGGTTATGGTACACAAAAGAAAGCCAACCTCACCGGAGCCGTAGCCAGTGTTTCGGCAGAGACATTGGAGAGTCGCCCGATCACCAATCTTAGCCAGGGACTACAGGGTATGATCGGTAACCTGAACATTTCCGCCGACAACGGTGCACCGGGCAAAGGATACGGGTTCAACGTTCGTGGTACTACATCTATAAACTCTTCCGGACCCTTGGTACTGGTCGATGGTGTGCAGATGGATCCCAACATGATCAATCCGGCCGATGTGGAAAGCGTATCGGTATTGAAGGATGCGGCTTCGGCTTCTATTTACGGAACACAGGCAGCCTATGGTGTCGTGCTGATTACCACCAAGAAAGGTAAAGACGAGAAAGCCAAGATCTCGTTCTCGTCCAACTGGTCTGTCAATTCGCCTACACGTAAACCGGAGTACATGGATTCGTGGACATTTGCCAATTTCCATAATCTGACCAACCGCAACTCGGGTGGAGGCGATTACTACGATAAGAACTATATGGATCATATCTATGCCTATTATACCGACCCGAAACACAATCTGCCGGTATTCATCGATCCGTCCAATCCCAACAAGTATCTGTATTGCGGCAACACCGACTGGATAGATGAAACCATCAAAGACAACACCCTGATGCAGCAGTACACCCTGTCTCTCAACGGAGGTTCGGGCAAGACCGCCTATTACGGTTCGATAGGTTTCCTCGACCAAGGGGGAACACTGAAACATTATGACGATAAGTACCGCCGTTTCAATGTCAACCTGAACCTGACTTCGGACGTCACCAATTGGTTGCAGGTGCGGTTGAAGACCGTCTACAACAACACTTACCGGGATGCTCCTTACGGAAGTAACAACAGTGACGAGACAGCACAGATCAACAGTGCATTCTACGGTGCCGACCTTCGTCCGATGATGCCGGTATATCATCCGGACGGAAACTTTTCCGGTCAGGGCAGTTGGACGAATATGGTGGCTACCCAGGCCATTTCGGGCGAGCGCAAGAATAAGGAGAACGACCTTTGGCTGACCGGCGGTTTAAAAATCACTCCGCTGAAGGACTGGACCATCAATGTGGACTATACCTATAATATGTATATCCTCTCGAAGAAGCAGCACGGTAAAGAGATATTGGAGCATACGGCCAATCCGGACATTGTAACCGTATTCCCGCATACCACTCCGAGCCGCGTGAAGTTTACCACCGACGACAACTATTACCAGACGTTCAATGCCTATACCGACTACTCCAAGTCTTTGGGTAAACACAACATTAAACTGTTGCTGGGATATAATTACGAAACCAAGAGCTACCGCTGGTTCAATGCCGAACGCGAGAACCTGATCAGTAATGATCTTGCCGGTCTGGGACAGGCTTATGGAGAGAAGTACAACGGGAGCGGCCAGCACTCCTGGGCCACTATGGGATATTTTGCCCGTATCAATTATAACTACGATGAACGCTATCTTCTGGAGTTGAACGGACGTTATGACGGTTCTTCCAAGTTCCCCAAGGACAAGCGTTTCGTATTCTTCCCCTCCGTATCGGCTGCCTGGAGAATTTCGAGCGAGGCTTTCTTCGAACCTGCCAAGAAGATTGTAGATGAACTCAAGATCAGGGCCTCTTATGGTTCGTTGGGCAATCAGTCGGTTGGCGGCGACTATCCTTATATCGCTACCATGGGCACCAATGGCGAGATGGGATACCTGGTGGACGGAAAGAAAATAGCCAGCGTGAGTCCCGGCGGTATCGTCAGTCCTTACCTGACTTGGGAGACTGTACGCCAGATTGACTTGGGTCTCGACTGGGCATTGCTGAACAGCCGCCTGTATGGAACCTTCGACTGGTACATGCGGAAGACACTCGATATGGTGACCAACGGTACACCGCTTCCTGCCGTACTGGGAACAGGAGCTCCGCAGGCCAATACTGCCGACCTGAAAACAACCGGTTGGGAGCTTTCAATGGGATGGAGAGACCGGGTGAACAAAGACTTTTCGTATGACGTAAGTTTCGTATTGTCCGACTATCAGGCAGAAATCACGAAGTTCAATAATCCGCAGAATTTGCTCTCTACCCATTATGTAGGCAAAAAGTGGGGTGAGATCTGGGGATTGGTAACCGAAGGACTTTTCCAGTCGGCAGAAGAGGTAAGTGCCCATGCCGATCAGTCGGAGATCTATGGCGGTGGCTGGTATCCGGGTGATGTGAAGTACAAAGACCTGAACGGTGACGGCAAGATAAACAAGGGAAAGAATACGCTTGACGATCCGGGTGACCAAAAGATTATCGGTAACAGCGAACCGCGTTACAGTTATGGTATTAAAGGCGGATTGCAGTGGCGCGACTTTGACTTTGATGTATTCTTCCAGGGCATCGGCAAGAAGGATGTAGTGTTGGGAGGCAACCAGTTCTGGGGCTTCGGCAACGAATGGCATGTACCTTTCAAACATGCACTCGACTCATGGACCGAAGATAACCGCAATGCTTACTTCCCCCGGTCTACCTACGACAACGTGACCGGTAACCGTGAAACGCAGACCCGTTATCTCCAGAATGCCGCTTATCTGCGCCTGAAGTCTATCACATTGGGATATTCTTTGCCGAAAGCGCTCCTGGCCAAGTGGAAGATAGATCATGTGCGTTTTTACGTAAGCGGACAAAACCTGCTGACGTTCGATCACCTGTTTGACATATACGACCCCGAAACAGTGAGTCTCAGCACTTATCCGCTGACTAAGTCTGTTTCATTCGGATTAAACATTACCCTCTAA